In one Steroidobacteraceae bacterium genomic region, the following are encoded:
- the cysS gene encoding cysteine--tRNA ligase has translation MIRIFNTLTGEKEEFRPLNPPQVGMYVCGPTVYDYCHIGHARSMLAFDVIVRYLTWRGYEVRYVRNITDIDDKIIQRALGLVRDRDRIQEQGELAATTDLRQACHELTAKFTDALHEDCDALGMLRPTVEPRATQYIPQMQALIRELLKRDLAYQADNGDIMFAVAKFKDYGKLSGKVLEDLRAGARVEVDANKRDPLDFVLWKSYKPGEPHWGWSDQAAAPGRPGWHIECSAMSRAELGGSFDIHGGGLDLKFPHHENEIAQSCGAGVGDFARLWMHNGFVNIDNEKMSKSLGNFFTIRDVLAELRHPEVLRFFLISSHYRGPINYSLDQLEQADAALNRLYLTMRDSPPAAGASAGEAGSVARAAFIAAMDDDFNTPEALAALQGLARQINVLRDRGEPADAAAAAATLRELGAVLGILQLDPLEWLRRSRPGGEDAKGKSKLTDEQVETRIAERNAARKARDFKRADQLRDELQAAGVILEDRPGGKTQWRYQ, from the coding sequence GTGATCCGCATTTTCAATACGCTCACCGGAGAGAAGGAAGAATTCCGGCCACTCAACCCGCCTCAGGTCGGAATGTACGTCTGCGGGCCGACCGTTTACGACTATTGCCATATCGGGCATGCCCGATCGATGCTCGCCTTCGATGTGATCGTGCGTTATCTCACCTGGCGCGGCTACGAGGTCCGTTACGTACGCAACATCACCGACATCGACGACAAGATCATCCAGCGCGCACTCGGCCTGGTGCGCGACCGAGATCGCATCCAGGAACAGGGCGAACTGGCAGCGACAACCGATCTGCGCCAGGCCTGCCACGAGCTCACCGCGAAATTCACCGACGCGCTCCATGAGGATTGCGATGCGCTCGGCATGCTGCGGCCAACGGTCGAGCCCCGGGCCACCCAATACATCCCGCAGATGCAGGCTCTGATTCGTGAACTGCTGAAGCGCGACCTTGCCTATCAGGCCGACAACGGTGACATCATGTTCGCTGTTGCGAAATTCAAAGACTACGGGAAGCTCTCGGGCAAGGTCCTCGAGGATCTGCGCGCCGGTGCGCGGGTGGAGGTCGACGCCAACAAGCGCGATCCGCTCGATTTTGTACTTTGGAAATCGTACAAACCGGGCGAACCGCATTGGGGCTGGAGCGACCAGGCCGCGGCACCAGGTCGCCCGGGCTGGCATATCGAATGCTCAGCCATGTCCCGCGCGGAGCTCGGCGGCAGCTTCGACATCCATGGTGGTGGGCTCGATCTGAAATTCCCGCACCATGAAAACGAAATCGCGCAGTCCTGTGGCGCCGGCGTTGGCGACTTTGCGCGTCTGTGGATGCACAACGGCTTCGTCAATATCGACAACGAGAAGATGTCGAAATCGCTCGGCAACTTTTTCACCATTCGCGACGTACTGGCCGAGCTGCGTCATCCGGAAGTGCTGCGATTCTTCCTGATCTCGAGCCACTATCGCGGCCCGATCAATTACTCCCTGGATCAGCTCGAGCAGGCCGACGCTGCGCTCAACCGGCTGTATCTGACGATGCGCGATTCCCCGCCGGCGGCAGGCGCGAGTGCAGGCGAGGCGGGTAGCGTCGCACGCGCGGCCTTCATCGCGGCAATGGACGATGATTTCAATACACCCGAGGCGCTCGCGGCGCTGCAGGGCCTTGCGCGCCAGATCAACGTGCTGCGCGATCGCGGCGAGCCAGCCGACGCCGCTGCGGCAGCAGCGACGCTGCGAGAGCTCGGCGCGGTGCTCGGCATCTTGCAGCTCGATCCTCTCGAGTGGCTGCGTCGGTCACGACCAGGGGGCGAAGATGCGAAGGGTAAGTCGAAACTGACTGATGAGCAGGTCGAAACGCGAATCGCCGAGCGCAATGCCGCGCGCAAAGCCAGGGATTTCAAGCGCGCCGACCAGCTGCGCGACGAGTTGCAGGCGGCCGGCGTGATACTCGAGGACCGGCCTGGCGGCAAGACGCAGTGGCGTTACCAGTAG
- the folD gene encoding bifunctional methylenetetrahydrofolate dehydrogenase/methenyltetrahydrofolate cyclohydrolase FolD produces the protein MAAKIIDGKAIAQEVKSEVRQQVDRLLARGGRRPGLAVVMVGDNPASQIYVRNKRRACEEAGLYSAAVDLPQSATESELLLTIDGLNNDPKIDGILVQLPVPEHIQQHAIVERIDPAKDVDGFHPYNVGRLAERNPLIRPCTPYGIIRMLDKIGISVRGQHAVIIGASNIVGRPMSLELLLMGATTTVCHRFTPDLAPYVRMADILIVAAGKPGLVRGEWIKPGAVVVDVGMNRLPDGHLVGDVEFDEAAKRAAWISPVPGGVGPMTVAMLMKNTLEASLKRQAI, from the coding sequence ATGGCCGCAAAGATCATCGACGGCAAGGCAATTGCCCAGGAGGTCAAATCCGAGGTGCGCCAGCAGGTGGACCGATTGCTTGCGCGTGGCGGCCGCAGGCCGGGGCTGGCAGTGGTCATGGTGGGGGACAATCCGGCATCACAGATCTATGTGCGCAACAAACGGCGCGCCTGCGAGGAAGCGGGCCTCTACTCCGCTGCCGTCGATCTGCCGCAGTCGGCGACGGAGAGCGAGCTGCTGCTCACGATCGACGGGCTCAACAACGATCCCAAGATCGACGGTATCCTGGTGCAGTTGCCCGTTCCGGAGCATATTCAACAGCACGCGATTGTCGAGCGTATCGACCCCGCGAAGGATGTGGACGGGTTCCATCCCTACAACGTCGGCCGCCTGGCCGAGCGCAATCCGCTGATCCGGCCCTGCACGCCCTACGGCATCATTCGCATGCTGGACAAAATTGGCATCTCGGTACGCGGCCAGCACGCTGTCATCATCGGCGCCTCGAATATCGTCGGCCGACCCATGTCGCTCGAACTGCTATTGATGGGCGCAACGACCACCGTTTGTCATCGATTCACACCCGATCTCGCGCCCTATGTGCGCATGGCCGACATCCTGATCGTTGCCGCAGGCAAACCAGGGCTGGTGCGTGGCGAGTGGATCAAGCCCGGCGCGGTGGTTGTCGATGTTGGCATGAACCGTCTGCCCGATGGACACCTGGTCGGCGATGTCGAATTCGATGAAGCGGCAAAGCGCGCAGCGTGGATATCGCCCGTACCCGGCGGCGTCGGTCCGATGACGGTCGCCATGTTGATGAAGAACACACTCGAAGCATCGCTCAAGCGCCAGGCGATTTGA
- a CDS encoding DUF192 domain-containing protein, whose translation MRLRRLCIDGRATDHWVAECTSGVERLRGVLGRGPLPDSLALRLAPCNAIHSCGLRFALDITFCDRQGSVLAWRAAMMPWRMSAHWSAWQVFEFRTGTLARLGIRHGRRLHVAPCESIEPPQPVRLWCGRCHGQSSRA comes from the coding sequence ATGCGATTGCGGCGACTTTGTATCGATGGTCGCGCCACCGATCACTGGGTCGCCGAATGCACCTCAGGCGTGGAACGACTGCGCGGCGTGCTGGGGCGCGGGCCGCTGCCGGATTCGCTGGCGCTTCGGCTGGCGCCCTGCAACGCCATCCACAGCTGCGGACTTCGTTTTGCGCTCGATATCACGTTTTGCGACCGCCAGGGTAGCGTGCTGGCCTGGCGCGCCGCCATGATGCCTTGGCGCATGAGCGCTCACTGGTCTGCATGGCAGGTCTTCGAATTTCGGACCGGTACGCTTGCGCGTCTGGGCATCCGCCACGGCCGACGACTCCACGTCGCGCCGTGCGAATCGATCGAACCACCGCAGCCTGTTAGGCTCTGGTGCGGGCGCTGTCACGGACAATCGTCGCGCGCCTGA
- a CDS encoding FAD-dependent oxidoreductase, with amino-acid sequence MTTLPHIAILGGGPAGVGAAYQLRRTGKARVTLIEAQQMLGGNAGSFRAFDQYLDYGSHRLHHAVDPQILADIKRLLGSDLKDMPRHGRIRLRGKWLHFPLKPLDLLLRLDKRFAAGIVRDMIAKRLRRRDEGDSFASVLRANLGATICDDFYFPYARKIWGHEPAQLSAIAARKRVSAGSFAKMIKRLLRPPGAGFFYYPRRGYGQITDAYAAAAKEQGADIRLATRALALSRDSGESRWRLEVRGPAGAATIEADQLWSTIPVTVLARMMQPATDATVLAAADKITYRAMVLVYLQLPMSQFTTTDAHYFPEAHIAMTRLSEPKNYWASIEPRNSTTLCAELPCMHDDELWSLSDEELGARVAEDIERAGLPLPVKPTAVLVKRLPQAYPIYLNGYEQPLAALDRWCESLPGVLTYGRQGLFAHDNLHHALYMAYAAVDCLAGTAFDHGKWRDYREIFATHVVED; translated from the coding sequence ATGACGACATTACCGCACATTGCCATTCTGGGAGGCGGACCGGCCGGGGTCGGCGCGGCCTATCAACTGCGCCGCACGGGCAAGGCCCGGGTCACGCTGATCGAAGCTCAGCAAATGCTTGGTGGCAATGCCGGTAGCTTTCGAGCCTTCGATCAGTATCTCGACTATGGCAGCCACCGCCTGCACCACGCGGTCGATCCGCAGATCCTTGCCGACATCAAGCGCCTGCTCGGCAGTGACCTCAAGGACATGCCGCGCCACGGGCGAATCCGCCTGCGCGGCAAGTGGCTGCATTTTCCGTTGAAGCCGCTCGACCTTCTGTTGCGACTCGACAAGCGTTTTGCGGCTGGCATCGTTCGCGACATGATCGCGAAGCGCCTGCGTCGGCGCGACGAAGGCGACAGCTTCGCGAGCGTGCTGCGTGCCAACCTCGGTGCCACTATCTGCGACGATTTCTATTTTCCCTACGCACGCAAGATCTGGGGCCACGAGCCTGCACAATTGTCGGCTATTGCGGCGCGCAAAAGGGTCTCTGCCGGATCATTCGCGAAGATGATCAAGCGTCTGTTGCGGCCGCCTGGCGCAGGGTTTTTTTATTATCCGCGCCGCGGCTACGGTCAGATTACCGATGCGTATGCGGCGGCGGCCAAGGAGCAGGGCGCAGATATCCGGCTCGCGACGCGTGCACTGGCTTTGTCACGCGATTCGGGCGAATCGCGCTGGCGCCTTGAGGTCCGGGGTCCGGCTGGCGCGGCGACCATTGAGGCGGATCAGCTGTGGTCGACCATTCCAGTGACGGTGCTCGCCCGCATGATGCAACCCGCAACCGACGCGACGGTATTGGCCGCAGCAGACAAAATCACCTATCGCGCCATGGTGCTGGTCTATCTGCAATTGCCGATGAGCCAGTTCACCACGACGGATGCGCATTATTTCCCGGAGGCGCATATCGCGATGACGCGCTTGTCGGAACCAAAGAACTACTGGGCTTCGATCGAACCGCGCAACAGTACGACGCTATGCGCGGAGCTGCCATGCATGCATGACGACGAGCTCTGGAGCCTGTCAGACGAAGAGCTCGGCGCGCGCGTGGCCGAAGACATTGAACGCGCCGGCCTGCCGCTGCCGGTCAAGCCGACAGCGGTGCTGGTCAAGCGCCTGCCGCAAGCCTACCCGATCTACCTGAATGGCTACGAGCAGCCGCTGGCCGCGCTCGATCGATGGTGTGAATCGCTGCCCGGCGTCCTCACCTACGGGCGGCAGGGACTTTTTGCCCATGACAACCTGCATCACGCGCTCTACATGGCCTATGCCGCTGTGGACTGCCTTGCGGGGACAGCTTTCGACCACGGCAAATGGCGCGACTATCGCGAAATCTTTGCAACCCATGTCGTTGAGGACTGA
- a CDS encoding glycosyltransferase family 39 protein — protein sequence MSLRTEHAAVNEPADPLPGPLPWQWLIGITALAALLRAIALNSDLWVDEVFSLLASIRRPIIDSFVSFTGDTQHPLYMPLAQLSVAIFGESPASIRLPAMLFGVASVPMLYRLGTAVTTRREAAIAASLLALSYHHIWFSQSARGYTMLAFWLLLSTWLLLRLVRRPTVLLLLAFAASSACGVFTHATMVFAILGQALVLGVYLLAVAADRRAINWPWTIAAFALAGAFTLLLYAPMLDQVISFFLHRRSPLVGVSTPHWALGEAYRVLQAGLGALGPAAGPAVLMALLVLMTGFISFVRRNALATALFTVPVLVTFAGALLARGTMYPRFFFFLAGFFVLLLVRGTLVIAMAVAAWLKWRWLRPSLAAYLAAGLMLAVSAASLVPLYRYPKQDFSGAMQFVDSVSRDQDRVVAVGTAARVYREYFGRNWPAAASDAELQGLRASGQRVWVVYTLAMYIAAEDPQLMRVLNEDCRQRQRFRGTLGGGDLYVCVLEPRNPASEG from the coding sequence ATGTCGTTGAGGACTGAGCACGCGGCCGTAAACGAGCCCGCGGATCCGCTGCCGGGTCCGCTGCCATGGCAGTGGCTCATTGGCATCACTGCGCTTGCAGCACTCTTGCGTGCGATTGCGCTCAACAGCGATCTCTGGGTCGACGAAGTGTTTTCGCTCCTCGCGAGCATTCGCCGGCCGATCATCGATTCCTTCGTCTCCTTTACCGGGGATACGCAGCACCCGTTGTACATGCCGCTCGCACAACTTTCGGTAGCAATTTTTGGTGAATCGCCCGCATCGATCAGGCTGCCGGCCATGTTGTTCGGTGTGGCATCGGTGCCCATGCTTTATCGTCTGGGCACCGCTGTCACGACTCGGCGCGAAGCGGCCATCGCCGCTTCACTTCTGGCGCTGTCCTACCACCACATCTGGTTTTCACAGAGTGCACGCGGCTATACGATGCTCGCGTTCTGGCTGCTTTTGTCCACTTGGCTCCTGCTTCGGCTGGTACGGCGGCCCACGGTGTTGCTGCTGCTCGCGTTCGCCGCGAGCAGTGCGTGCGGCGTCTTCACGCACGCGACCATGGTATTCGCCATCCTCGGGCAGGCGCTGGTTCTCGGTGTCTACCTGCTGGCAGTCGCGGCCGACCGCCGAGCTATCAATTGGCCCTGGACCATCGCCGCGTTCGCTTTGGCGGGTGCGTTCACCCTGTTGCTTTACGCGCCCATGCTCGATCAGGTGATCAGCTTCTTCCTGCACCGTCGCTCGCCGCTGGTCGGCGTATCGACGCCGCACTGGGCCCTGGGCGAGGCCTATCGCGTGCTGCAGGCGGGGCTCGGCGCACTTGGGCCGGCGGCCGGTCCGGCGGTCCTGATGGCCTTGCTGGTGCTGATGACGGGGTTCATCAGTTTCGTTCGCCGAAATGCACTCGCGACCGCACTCTTTACCGTGCCTGTACTGGTCACTTTCGCCGGCGCATTGCTTGCGCGCGGCACCATGTATCCGCGTTTCTTTTTCTTCCTCGCCGGTTTTTTTGTTTTGCTGCTTGTACGCGGGACCCTGGTGATCGCCATGGCCGTAGCTGCTTGGCTCAAATGGCGATGGTTGCGCCCGAGCCTGGCGGCCTATCTTGCCGCAGGCCTGATGTTGGCGGTCTCGGCAGCGTCGCTCGTACCCCTTTACCGCTATCCCAAGCAGGACTTCAGCGGTGCCATGCAGTTCGTCGACTCGGTTTCGCGAGATCAGGACCGGGTCGTCGCCGTGGGAACGGCCGCGCGCGTCTACCGCGAGTACTTTGGACGCAACTGGCCGGCCGCAGCGAGCGATGCCGAGTTGCAGGGTCTGCGCGCAAGCGGACAACGGGTGTGGGTGGTCTATACGCTCGCGATGTATATTGCAGCCGAAGATCCGCAGCTGATGCGGGTGCTGAATGAAGACTGTCGGCAACGTCAACGATTTCGCGGCACGCTGGGTGGCGGAGACCTCTATGTCTGTGTGCTCGAACCACGTAACCCGGCATCGGAAGGCTAG
- a CDS encoding glycosyltransferase family 2 protein, with translation MAKLIIQIPCYNEAQTLPETVRALPAAVPGFGVVEYLVIDDGSSDGTSDVAIGLGVHHIVRFAQNKGLAAGFMAGLEAGLRNGADVIVNTDADNQYHAGDIPRLVEPILAGRAEIVVGDRGVGSLQHFSPLKRLLQRLGSWVVRRASGVHTPDATSGFRALSREAALKTLVLHGYSYTLETLIGAGMRRTAVEFVPVSVNANTRPSRLMRSIAQYIRISSGTIVRAFAMYRPLLVFTVCGALLITAGLVPAVRFVYHYLTGDPFGHIQSLILAAILLIVGFQVLLIGLLADLIASNRKILEETLYRVRKLELHRGNSREPPSRD, from the coding sequence ATGGCCAAGCTGATCATCCAGATTCCTTGCTACAACGAGGCGCAGACCTTGCCGGAAACCGTGCGCGCGCTTCCCGCCGCCGTGCCAGGCTTCGGTGTCGTCGAGTACCTTGTGATCGACGATGGCAGTTCAGATGGAACCAGCGACGTCGCGATTGGTCTTGGCGTGCACCACATCGTGCGCTTCGCGCAGAACAAAGGACTGGCCGCCGGATTCATGGCGGGCCTGGAGGCGGGCTTGCGCAACGGGGCCGATGTCATCGTCAACACCGATGCGGACAACCAATACCATGCCGGCGACATACCGCGGCTGGTCGAGCCCATACTGGCCGGCCGCGCCGAGATCGTCGTCGGCGATCGCGGCGTTGGCTCGCTGCAGCATTTCTCGCCGCTGAAGCGTTTGCTGCAACGCCTCGGCAGTTGGGTGGTGCGTCGCGCCTCCGGCGTGCACACACCCGATGCGACCAGTGGCTTTCGCGCATTGTCGCGTGAGGCAGCGCTCAAGACACTCGTTTTGCACGGCTATTCGTACACGCTCGAAACCCTGATCGGCGCAGGCATGCGTCGCACTGCGGTCGAGTTCGTGCCGGTTTCGGTCAACGCGAACACACGGCCGTCACGGTTGATGCGCAGCATCGCGCAGTACATCCGCATTTCGAGCGGAACGATCGTGCGCGCCTTTGCCATGTATCGTCCCTTGCTCGTCTTCACGGTCTGTGGCGCGCTGTTGATCACGGCCGGACTCGTACCGGCGGTACGGTTTGTCTATCACTATCTGACGGGCGATCCGTTCGGTCATATCCAGTCTCTGATCCTGGCGGCCATACTGCTGATCGTTGGTTTTCAGGTACTGCTCATCGGGCTACTGGCCGATCTGATCGCCTCGAATCGCAAGATTCTCGAGGAGACACTTTACCGGGTGCGCAAGCTCGAACTGCATCGCGGCAATTCGCGCGAGCCGCCGTCTCGTGACTGA